The following proteins are encoded in a genomic region of Ostrea edulis chromosome 7, xbOstEdul1.1, whole genome shotgun sequence:
- the LOC125673024 gene encoding N-lysine methyltransferase KMT5A-A-like isoform X1, with the protein MANLSYGKRMLKAGLESQGILQKKVKRLKPEEDAKWWCQAGLDKDGFKVKYISDYKGFGVFAEKDFRAGDFLLEYVGEIIIEEEAFERQRKCDENNFFFYKNKGKSMCIDASTQDHICQYVNDGNKMANAVMKLLTCERPCLCLFAVRDIQEKDEILYNYGDTQNLWWRNKWNIHVMETQKMMKMDRVTMREAVAAATKGTSQVLFRSP; encoded by the exons ATGGCGAATTTATCTTACGGGAAGCGCATG TTAAAAGCTGGACTTGAAAGTCAAGGCATTTTGCAAAAG AAAGTAAAACGCCTGAAGCCTGAGGAAGATGCCAAATGGTGGTGTCAGGCTGGTCTTGACAAAGATGGgttcaaagtaaaatatatatctgactATAAAG GATTTGGTGTATTTGCCGAAAAAGACTTCAGAGCAGGGGATTTTCTTCTAGAATATGTTggagaaataattattgaagaAGAGGCATTTGAAAGGCAGAGAAAAtgtgatgaaaataatttttttttttacaagaacaAAGGAAAAAGTATGTg TATTGATGCTTCAACTCAAGATCATATATGCCAGTATGTCAATGATGGGAACAAGATGGCTAATGCTGTCATGAAACTTTTGACTTGTGAGAGGCCTTGTCTATGCTTGTTTGCTGTCAGAGATATTCAAGAGAAAGACGAAATACTGTATAACTATGGAGATACTCAGAATCTCTGGTGGAGAAATAAG tggaacatacatgtaatggaaacacagaaaatgatgaaaatggacAGGGTGACTATGAGGGAAGCAGTAGCTGCAGCAACCAAAGGAACAAGTCAG
- the LOC125673024 gene encoding N-lysine methyltransferase KMT5A-A-like isoform X2 yields MANLSYGKRMKVKRLKPEEDAKWWCQAGLDKDGFKVKYISDYKGFGVFAEKDFRAGDFLLEYVGEIIIEEEAFERQRKCDENNFFFYKNKGKSMCIDASTQDHICQYVNDGNKMANAVMKLLTCERPCLCLFAVRDIQEKDEILYNYGDTQNLWWRNKWNIHVMETQKMMKMDRVTMREAVAAATKGTSQVLFRSP; encoded by the exons ATGGCGAATTTATCTTACGGGAAGCGCATG AAAGTAAAACGCCTGAAGCCTGAGGAAGATGCCAAATGGTGGTGTCAGGCTGGTCTTGACAAAGATGGgttcaaagtaaaatatatatctgactATAAAG GATTTGGTGTATTTGCCGAAAAAGACTTCAGAGCAGGGGATTTTCTTCTAGAATATGTTggagaaataattattgaagaAGAGGCATTTGAAAGGCAGAGAAAAtgtgatgaaaataatttttttttttacaagaacaAAGGAAAAAGTATGTg TATTGATGCTTCAACTCAAGATCATATATGCCAGTATGTCAATGATGGGAACAAGATGGCTAATGCTGTCATGAAACTTTTGACTTGTGAGAGGCCTTGTCTATGCTTGTTTGCTGTCAGAGATATTCAAGAGAAAGACGAAATACTGTATAACTATGGAGATACTCAGAATCTCTGGTGGAGAAATAAG tggaacatacatgtaatggaaacacagaaaatgatgaaaatggacAGGGTGACTATGAGGGAAGCAGTAGCTGCAGCAACCAAAGGAACAAGTCAG